A DNA window from Mesorhizobium sp. C432A contains the following coding sequences:
- a CDS encoding ABC transporter permease has translation MTDTPAPRHIPDRLDKPLSSAIFSWEALLVVVAVAIFAINSFASPYFLDAYSLSDLTFNFTEKGLIAFAMALLIISGEIDLSVAAIIALASTMMGMAVQAGADTPVLVAIGIVVGLGCGAFNGLLVTRLGLPSIVVTIGTMSLFRGIAFIILGDQAYKGYPESFAFLGQGYVWWVVSFELVLFLIAAVAYWFLLHRTSFGRRVFATGNNPVAAQFSGVRVGRIKFILFCLTGLMAGIASVLITSRLGSTRPSIAQGYELEVITMVVLGGVSILGGSGSIVGVVLAAFIMGLVTFGLGLLNVPGIVMSIFIGLLLIFVIALPIIWRRLRGNS, from the coding sequence ATGACCGACACCCCCGCCCCGCGCCACATTCCCGACCGGCTCGACAAGCCGCTCTCCTCGGCGATCTTTTCCTGGGAGGCGCTGCTGGTCGTCGTGGCGGTCGCCATCTTCGCCATCAACAGTTTCGCCTCGCCCTATTTCCTCGACGCCTACTCCCTGTCGGATCTGACTTTCAATTTCACCGAGAAAGGCCTGATCGCCTTCGCGATGGCGCTGCTGATCATTTCGGGCGAGATCGACCTGTCGGTCGCCGCCATCATCGCGCTCGCCTCGACCATGATGGGCATGGCGGTGCAGGCCGGCGCCGACACGCCGGTGCTGGTGGCTATCGGCATCGTCGTCGGGCTCGGTTGCGGCGCCTTCAACGGGCTCCTGGTGACAAGGCTCGGCCTGCCCTCCATCGTCGTCACCATCGGCACGATGAGCCTGTTTCGCGGCATCGCCTTCATCATCCTGGGCGATCAGGCCTACAAAGGCTATCCCGAGAGTTTTGCTTTCTTGGGCCAGGGTTACGTCTGGTGGGTGGTGTCGTTCGAACTGGTGCTCTTCCTCATCGCGGCCGTCGCCTACTGGTTCCTGCTGCATCGCACCAGTTTCGGCCGCCGTGTCTTTGCCACCGGCAACAATCCGGTCGCGGCACAGTTTTCCGGCGTTCGCGTCGGCCGCATCAAATTCATCCTGTTTTGCCTGACAGGGCTGATGGCCGGCATCGCCTCGGTGCTGATCACCTCGCGGCTCGGCTCGACGCGACCGTCCATCGCGCAGGGTTACGAGCTTGAGGTCATCACCATGGTGGTGCTGGGCGGCGTCAGCATTCTGGGCGGCTCCGGCAGCATTGTTGGCGTCGTGCTCGCCGCCTTTATCATGGGGCTGGTGACCTTCGGCCTCGGCCTGCTCAACGTGCCCGGCATCGTCATGTCGATCTTCATCGGCCTGCTCTTGATCTTCGTCATCGCGCTGCCGATCATCTGGCGACGGCTGCGTGGTAACAGCTGA
- the rhaM gene encoding L-rhamnose mutarotase produces MPEKYAFKMQLKPGMKAEYKKRHDEIWPSLVALLRQAGVSDYSIHLDEDTNILFGVLWRRDDHSMADLPKHPVMQRWWAHMADIMETRPDNQPVAIPLETMFHMA; encoded by the coding sequence ATGCCCGAGAAATACGCCTTCAAGATGCAGCTCAAACCCGGCATGAAAGCCGAGTACAAAAAGCGCCACGATGAGATCTGGCCGTCGCTGGTGGCGCTGCTGAGACAGGCCGGCGTCTCCGATTATTCGATCCATCTCGATGAAGACACCAACATCCTGTTCGGCGTGCTGTGGCGGCGGGACGACCATAGCATGGCCGACCTGCCGAAGCATCCGGTGATGCAGCGCTGGTGGGCGCACATGGCCGACATCATGGAGACCAGGCCGGACAACCAACCGGTGGCCATCCCCCTGGAAACAATGTTCCATATGGCATGA
- a CDS encoding FGGY-family carbohydrate kinase, with protein MSALRHIAVIDIGKTNAKVALVDLVTLSEVGLRRMANAPLRQAPYPHHDVEALWTFILNSLASLDREQRIDAISITTHGATGVLVDASGELVLPVLDYEFDGPDRLAAEYDAVRAPFAKTGTPRLPVGLNLGAQFFWLEKRFPTEFAKAAAMLMYPQYWALRLTGVAANEVTSLGCHTDLWSPWEADFSSMVDRLDWRRLMASVRPARDQLGPILPALAARTGLDPQTPVFCGLHDSNASLLPHLLSDDPPFSVVSTGTWVVSMAVGGREIALDAARDTLVNVSALGDPVPSARFMGGREFSQLTKDKPQDCSGSEVLAVLTKKMLLLPSTQQGSGPFPHHAAAWLGAEGISKGERFAAISFYLALMTATCLELIGADGPTTVEGPFARNRLFVGMLAAATARIVIASEAATGTSIGAALLATDQSVPHGKGERTEPQTDPVWAAYVTAWRAAVEAQG; from the coding sequence ATGAGTGCGCTGCGCCACATCGCCGTCATCGACATCGGCAAGACCAACGCCAAGGTGGCGCTGGTCGATCTCGTCACGCTGAGCGAGGTGGGGTTGCGCCGCATGGCGAACGCGCCGCTGCGACAAGCGCCCTATCCGCATCACGATGTCGAGGCGCTGTGGACGTTTATCCTCAACAGCCTTGCCAGCCTCGACCGCGAACAGCGTATCGACGCGATTTCGATCACCACGCATGGTGCGACCGGCGTGCTGGTCGACGCCTCGGGCGAGCTGGTGCTGCCGGTGCTTGACTACGAGTTCGACGGCCCCGACCGGCTGGCGGCGGAGTATGACGCTGTCCGAGCGCCCTTCGCCAAAACCGGTACGCCGCGCCTGCCGGTCGGCCTCAATCTCGGTGCGCAATTCTTCTGGCTTGAGAAGCGTTTCCCCACCGAATTCGCCAAGGCCGCCGCGATGCTGATGTATCCGCAATACTGGGCGCTGCGCCTGACCGGCGTTGCCGCCAACGAGGTGACCTCGCTCGGCTGCCACACCGATCTGTGGAGCCCTTGGGAGGCGGACTTTTCCTCGATGGTCGACAGGCTGGATTGGCGCAGGCTGATGGCATCGGTGCGGCCGGCCAGGGACCAGCTCGGCCCGATCCTGCCGGCGCTTGCCGCGCGCACCGGGCTCGATCCGCAGACCCCGGTTTTCTGCGGACTGCACGATTCCAACGCCTCCCTATTGCCGCATCTTCTGTCCGACGATCCGCCCTTCTCGGTCGTCTCGACCGGCACCTGGGTGGTATCGATGGCGGTCGGCGGCAGAGAGATTGCGCTCGATGCTGCGCGCGACACGCTGGTCAATGTCAGCGCGCTGGGCGACCCCGTGCCCTCGGCGCGTTTCATGGGTGGCCGTGAGTTTTCCCAGCTGACCAAGGACAAGCCGCAGGACTGCAGCGGCAGCGAGGTGCTGGCCGTTCTGACAAAAAAGATGCTGCTTTTGCCTTCTACCCAGCAGGGATCAGGACCGTTCCCGCACCATGCCGCGGCATGGCTTGGTGCCGAGGGCATCAGCAAAGGCGAGCGGTTCGCCGCCATCTCCTTCTATCTGGCGCTGATGACGGCGACCTGCCTTGAGCTGATCGGCGCCGACGGCCCGACCACCGTGGAAGGACCGTTTGCCCGCAACCGCCTCTTTGTCGGCATGCTGGCGGCAGCGACCGCGCGAATCGTCATCGCCTCCGAGGCCGCCACCGGCACCAGCATCGGCGCGGCGCTGCTGGCAACGGATCAGTCCGTGCCACACGGCAAGGGCGAGAGAACTGAACCGCAGACCGACCCGGTCTGGGCGGCCTATGTCACCGCGTGGCGCGCGGCAGTCGAGGCGCAAGGCTGA